From Hippea jasoniae, one genomic window encodes:
- a CDS encoding NifB/NifX family molybdenum-iron cluster-binding protein — translation MKVLLTARGDNLDAKMDERFGRADYFIVYDTDSKEFEAIKNPHINDQGGVGISVAKFVLQKGVDAVVSGSYGPNALDVLRTGDLKLYSTKGGSVKENIELLEEGKLEIFNT, via the coding sequence ATGAAAGTGCTTTTGACAGCCAGAGGTGATAATTTAGATGCCAAGATGGATGAAAGATTTGGAAGGGCTGATTATTTTATTGTGTATGATACAGATTCTAAAGAATTTGAAGCTATAAAAAACCCCCATATAAACGATCAGGGAGGTGTGGGCATCTCTGTGGCCAAGTTTGTTTTGCAAAAGGGTGTTGATGCCGTTGTCAGTGGTAGTTACGGTCCAAATGCTCTGGATGTTTTAAGAACAGGAGATTTGAAACTTTACAGTACAAAGGGTGGTAGTGTGAAAGAGAATATAGAACTATTGGAAGAGGGAAAGCTTGAAATTTTTAATACATGA
- a CDS encoding nucleotide-binding protein, translating into MKIAVTSGKGGTGKTTIATMLAKAAENAQYLDCDAEEPNGKFFLKPEIEKTIPYTELVPKINEDRCTFCEKCADACAYKALVVMGKPLNKVMFFDELCHSCGACAYVCPVEGALVEIEQEVGLFNVGKAGNIDFVEGVLNIGEASATRLIATMKKRFMNDKKTVILDSPPGTSCSVVETIDGVDFVVLVSEPTPFGLSDLRLTVELVRDMGLPFGIVINKAEKENSLIDDYAKKENIEILYRLEFSRQIAEGYSKGILPFDKYAGDFKKVLKRIEELI; encoded by the coding sequence ATGAAAATAGCTGTCACAAGCGGTAAAGGTGGAACAGGAAAAACTACAATAGCCACTATGCTTGCAAAAGCAGCAGAAAATGCCCAGTATCTGGATTGTGATGCTGAAGAACCAAATGGAAAATTTTTTTTAAAACCAGAGATAGAAAAAACAATTCCCTATACCGAACTTGTTCCAAAGATCAATGAGGATAGATGTACATTTTGTGAAAAGTGTGCCGATGCCTGTGCCTATAAAGCATTGGTTGTGATGGGCAAGCCGCTTAATAAGGTGATGTTCTTTGATGAGCTGTGCCATTCATGCGGGGCGTGTGCGTATGTTTGTCCTGTTGAGGGTGCGCTTGTTGAGATTGAGCAAGAGGTTGGCCTGTTTAATGTTGGAAAAGCAGGCAATATAGATTTTGTTGAAGGTGTTTTAAATATCGGTGAGGCAAGTGCAACAAGGCTTATAGCCACGATGAAGAAAAGATTTATGAATGATAAGAAAACGGTTATTCTTGACTCACCACCCGGCACAAGCTGCAGCGTAGTTGAAACAATAGATGGTGTGGATTTTGTTGTATTGGTCAGTGAACCCACGCCGTTTGGATTGAGTGATTTGAGGTTGACTGTGGAACTTGTGAGGGATATGGGTTTGCCTTTTGGAATAGTTATCAATAAAGCCGAAAAGGAGAATAGTCTTATTGATGATTATGCCAAGAAGGAAAATATAGAGATACTCTACAGACTTGAATTTTCAAGGCAGATCGCAGAGGGCTATTCCAAAGGAATACTGCCTTTTGATAAATACGCAGGTGATTTTAAAAAAGTTCTCAAAAGGATAGAGGAACTGATATGA
- a CDS encoding ATP-binding protein — protein MSKELVVISGKGGTGKTTLTASLASVIKNKVIVDADADAANMYILMKPEVKHKELFKGNPKAVINTDRCIKCDQCRQLCRFDAIYVNSDGEYVVDELKCDSCKLCQIACPVEAVDMKDVYSGQWYESETAYGIMVHAKLYPGAENSGNLVTMVKHRAHLIADEKNIEYILVDGSPGIGCPVISTISGANFVIIVTEPTVSGLHDLKRVKKLCDSFKIKSGVVVNKYDLNSQKTEEIEEFAKREGMPFLGRIPFDKCVVDAIVNLQIPYEACDSVKHAVDEILSKAMELL, from the coding sequence ATGAGTAAGGAATTGGTTGTTATAAGCGGTAAAGGTGGGACAGGCAAAACGACGCTTACAGCATCGTTGGCTTCTGTTATTAAAAATAAAGTAATTGTTGATGCAGATGCCGATGCAGCAAATATGTATATTTTGATGAAACCTGAAGTGAAACATAAGGAACTTTTTAAAGGTAATCCCAAAGCAGTTATCAATACAGATCGGTGTATAAAATGTGATCAATGCAGACAGCTTTGTAGATTTGATGCAATTTATGTAAACAGCGACGGTGAATATGTTGTTGATGAACTGAAGTGCGATTCATGCAAGCTATGCCAGATTGCATGCCCTGTTGAGGCTGTTGATATGAAGGATGTCTATAGTGGCCAGTGGTATGAGTCTGAAACAGCTTATGGAATTATGGTTCATGCAAAACTCTATCCCGGTGCAGAAAACTCAGGCAATCTCGTTACGATGGTGAAACATAGGGCGCATCTGATTGCCGATGAGAAGAATATTGAATACATACTTGTTGATGGTTCACCCGGCATAGGATGCCCTGTTATATCAACAATATCAGGGGCTAATTTTGTAATAATAGTCACAGAGCCAACCGTTTCTGGATTGCACGACCTAAAGAGGGTTAAAAAGCTGTGCGACTCATTTAAGATTAAAAGTGGCGTGGTTGTGAATAAATACGATTTGAATAGTCAAAAGACTGAAGAGATTGAAGAGTTTGCAAAAAGAGAGGGTATGCCTTTTCTGGGCAGGATTCCCTTTGATAAATGTGTTGTTGATGCAATTGTTAATCTGCAGATACCTTATGAGGCGTGTGATTCTGTTAAACATGCAGTAGATGAAATCCTCTCAAAGGCTATGGAGTTGTTATGA
- a CDS encoding metal-sulfur cluster assembly factor, producing the protein MSIKEQVIEKLKGVYDPELREDVVKLKLVYDLEVDEENGVVNIKFKPTVENCPVGLQLAITIKKAILSVEGVKKANVKVENFIWAKEAEEFLKALDK; encoded by the coding sequence ATGAGTATAAAAGAACAGGTAATTGAGAAACTAAAAGGAGTTTATGATCCAGAGCTAAGGGAAGATGTTGTTAAGCTTAAGCTTGTTTACGACCTTGAGGTTGATGAGGAAAACGGTGTTGTTAATATAAAATTTAAACCCACCGTCGAAAACTGCCCCGTTGGTTTACAGCTTGCCATAACGATTAAAAAAGCCATTTTATCTGTTGAGGGTGTAAAAAAAGCCAATGTAAAGGTAGAGAATTTTATCTGGGCAAAAGAGGCTGAAGAGTTTTTAAAGGCACTTGACAAATAA
- a CDS encoding chloride channel protein: MRKARFFIDTILIGIIGAIAAQVFIFLIKLTEKFTLEKIAHFTPLDVIHIISHQPHSPINHILLIAVITAGGLISGFLVYTFAPESEGHGTDTAVRAFHRTGGYIRPIVTPIKIIASAITIGTGGSAGREGPTALFSSGVGSIYAHLRNATLEERRLFVLIGMASGLSAVFRAPIGTAIFAIEVLYSDMDFESSALVYTMLGSLIAYILSGFLWGFTPIFYIQHNISITSIDSYIYLTLLGIASGFIAIILPVVFYSTRDFFHMIKIPPHFKPAIGAFGVGLIALVFPEVLGGGYGWIQSAINGQIATNILFYLVFAKIAAFSLTVSSGGSGGVFAPTLFVGAMLGSLFAALFHQPFAAFSIIAMAAVFGAAARAPLATVIMVSEMTGGYSLLAPATLAVMIAYFLQSELTKKLNIKYSSLYEAQVPDKGFSPVHQINTLRNILLCHTPILSMKPEIADDKKILNLLESGIPIEIEDNKALFFGTVKNTLKLEKINTRSFYKTAEILYIFRNGKWLHPTQIVKLKKGDEALIYGDTKTINEIKDNFESISQTFSKLKLQTLKLKKHAQSGSIKK; encoded by the coding sequence GTGAGGAAAGCACGATTTTTTATAGACACAATACTTATTGGCATAATAGGGGCTATTGCAGCACAGGTATTCATATTTCTTATTAAATTAACGGAAAAATTTACACTGGAAAAAATAGCCCATTTTACCCCACTGGATGTTATACACATAATATCACACCAGCCGCATTCTCCTATTAATCATATCTTGCTTATTGCCGTAATAACAGCAGGTGGACTTATTTCGGGTTTTTTGGTTTATACATTTGCACCAGAATCAGAAGGTCATGGAACAGATACAGCTGTCAGGGCTTTTCACAGGACAGGTGGCTATATAAGACCTATTGTCACACCTATAAAAATCATAGCAAGCGCTATTACGATAGGAACGGGAGGCTCAGCAGGAAGAGAAGGCCCAACAGCTCTATTCAGCAGCGGCGTTGGCTCAATATATGCTCATTTAAGGAATGCAACACTGGAGGAAAGACGCTTGTTTGTTTTGATAGGTATGGCAAGTGGACTGTCAGCGGTTTTCAGGGCTCCAATAGGTACAGCTATCTTTGCAATTGAAGTGCTTTATTCAGATATGGACTTTGAATCATCCGCTTTAGTCTATACAATGCTTGGATCCTTAATTGCCTATATTCTATCGGGCTTTTTGTGGGGATTTACACCAATCTTCTACATACAACACAACATAAGTATAACAAGTATAGACAGTTACATTTATCTTACTCTTTTAGGTATAGCAAGTGGATTTATTGCAATTATCCTGCCTGTGGTATTTTACTCAACAAGAGATTTTTTCCACATGATAAAGATACCACCCCATTTTAAACCAGCTATCGGTGCATTTGGTGTTGGATTAATTGCTCTTGTCTTTCCTGAAGTTTTGGGTGGAGGATATGGATGGATTCAAAGCGCTATAAATGGCCAGATAGCTACAAATATTTTATTCTATCTTGTTTTTGCAAAGATAGCAGCTTTTAGCCTGACTGTATCCTCAGGCGGCTCAGGGGGCGTTTTTGCACCAACGCTATTTGTCGGAGCTATGCTTGGAAGCCTGTTTGCTGCTTTATTCCATCAACCGTTTGCTGCATTTTCCATTATAGCAATGGCAGCTGTTTTTGGTGCTGCAGCAAGGGCACCGCTTGCAACCGTTATAATGGTTTCTGAGATGACAGGCGGATATAGTCTGCTTGCACCAGCAACGCTTGCCGTAATGATAGCCTATTTTTTGCAGTCTGAATTGACAAAAAAACTCAATATAAAATATTCAAGCTTATACGAGGCTCAGGTGCCTGATAAAGGTTTTTCACCTGTCCATCAAATCAACACCCTGCGCAATATCCTTTTATGTCATACACCTATTCTTTCAATGAAACCTGAAATAGCAGATGATAAAAAGATTTTAAATCTGCTTGAAAGCGGCATTCCTATAGAAATTGAGGATAATAAGGCTCTATTTTTTGGCACAGTAAAGAATACGCTAAAGCTTGAAAAGATAAACACAAGAAGTTTTTATAAAACAGCAGAAATCCTATACATCTTTAGAAACGGTAAATGGCTACATCCAACCCAGATTGTAAAATTGAAGAAAGGTGATGAGGCATTAATTTACGGTGATACAAAAACGATAAACGAGATAAAGGATAACTTTGAAAGCATATCCCAAACATTCTCAAAACTCAAATTGCAAACACTTAAACTAAAAAAACACGCACAGAGCGGTTCTATAAAAAAATAG
- the traT gene encoding complement resistance protein TraT — translation MYNILQTNLLYLDKKKKDMSTEGLLAGGYGGALVGSAFGRGTGKLATVGTGALIGSALGALAGSTIHVDTYFGVVDIQIKQKVKGVVHSHTDAILKNGSATTTTTSYSTKTAYQAYRTRIVVKATQTNMNLQQAIVVVENKLAKEIAGIF, via the coding sequence ATGTATAACATTCTTCAGACAAATCTGTTATATCTGGATAAAAAGAAAAAAGATATGTCAACAGAAGGATTATTGGCTGGTGGCTACGGTGGCGCTTTAGTAGGTTCAGCATTTGGTAGAGGCACAGGAAAGTTAGCAACAGTTGGAACAGGTGCCCTAATTGGATCCGCATTGGGTGCTTTAGCTGGTTCTACAATCCATGTAGACACCTATTTTGGAGTTGTGGATATTCAAATTAAACAGAAGGTAAAAGGAGTTGTTCACTCCCACACAGATGCTATTTTAAAAAATGGATCCGCTACAACAACAACCACATCCTATTCAACAAAAACCGCCTATCAAGCCTACAGAACAAGAATAGTAGTTAAAGCTACTCAAACAAACATGAATCTTCAACAGGCAATCGTTGTAGTAGAAAACAAACTTGCAAAAGAAATTGCTGGCATATTTTAG